The following proteins come from a genomic window of Corallococcus sp. NCRR:
- a CDS encoding ABC transporter ATP-binding protein has translation MTGPRNARRLVREVLRTVRAAVVLQWRSAPLASAFAFALTLCTGSVAAVGGWLTKQLLDELSRGALADSQRALTLAVGAAAVAGGAMAVLNVTEYLAGVIRWRVTIEVERTLFAKVVALEGLRHFEDPAFHGRLRLAKEAAQDAPQQLAEFVRAMVRTLVSVGTLSAVVLMVSPPMALLLLLAGGVALAAQLARSRWMVELTAALVPTYRWSDFYRLLLVDVRAAKESRLFNLGDLLLERMVSSLRKASTQELAVTRKGLGVQAALSLLTAAVASVGAFIVARGAIRGQLQLGDVALFLAAVSGIQSAFNGLLSQIEFASRSIQTFKNYLDIIELPVRAAGPSRPVAPLRHGIELRDVWFRYDANGPWVLRGVNVFIPAGGSVGLVGVNGAGKSTLVKLLCRFYDVERGQILWDGVDVRELDAPALWARMTATFQDFMTYDFSAAENIGLGDVARMKDGARIRDVARLAEMDATLASLPAGYDTLLSRVFAGEDDDAPAGVSLSGGQWQRVALARSLMREDVDLLVLDEPSSGLDAAAEFHIHQTLERHGAGRARLLISHRMSALRSADRLYVLSDGRVIEQGTHDELMAAGGEYARLFTLQASGYQDERVASRSTSREVA, from the coding sequence ATGACCGGGCCGCGGAACGCGCGGAGGCTCGTGCGTGAGGTGCTGCGCACGGTGCGCGCGGCCGTGGTGCTCCAGTGGCGCTCGGCTCCGCTGGCGTCGGCCTTCGCTTTCGCGCTCACGCTGTGCACCGGCTCCGTGGCGGCCGTGGGCGGGTGGCTCACCAAGCAACTGCTGGACGAGCTGAGCCGTGGTGCGCTCGCCGACTCGCAGCGGGCGCTCACGCTCGCGGTGGGCGCCGCAGCCGTCGCGGGCGGCGCCATGGCGGTGCTCAACGTCACCGAGTACCTGGCCGGGGTCATCCGCTGGCGCGTCACCATCGAGGTCGAGCGCACCCTCTTCGCGAAGGTGGTGGCGCTGGAGGGCCTGCGCCACTTCGAGGACCCCGCCTTCCACGGCCGGCTCCGGCTCGCGAAGGAGGCCGCCCAGGACGCGCCCCAGCAGCTCGCCGAGTTCGTGCGCGCCATGGTGCGCACGCTGGTGTCGGTGGGGACGCTGAGCGCCGTGGTGCTGATGGTGTCCCCGCCCATGGCGTTGTTGTTGTTGCTGGCCGGAGGCGTGGCGCTGGCGGCGCAGCTCGCGCGCAGCCGGTGGATGGTGGAGCTGACCGCGGCGCTCGTGCCCACGTACCGCTGGAGTGACTTCTACCGGTTGCTGCTGGTGGACGTGCGGGCGGCCAAGGAGAGCCGGCTGTTCAACCTGGGGGATCTGCTGCTGGAGCGGATGGTGTCGTCGCTGCGTAAGGCGTCGACCCAGGAGCTGGCCGTGACGCGCAAGGGGTTGGGCGTGCAGGCGGCGCTGTCGCTGCTCACGGCCGCGGTGGCCTCGGTGGGAGCCTTCATCGTCGCGCGCGGGGCGATCCGGGGGCAGCTCCAGCTCGGGGACGTGGCCCTCTTCCTCGCGGCGGTGTCGGGCATCCAGAGCGCCTTCAACGGGCTGCTCTCGCAGATCGAGTTCGCGAGCCGCAGCATCCAGACGTTCAAGAACTACCTCGACATCATCGAGCTTCCGGTCCGCGCGGCGGGGCCCTCGCGTCCGGTGGCGCCGCTGCGACATGGCATCGAGCTGCGCGACGTCTGGTTTCGCTACGACGCCAACGGCCCATGGGTCTTGCGCGGCGTGAACGTCTTCATTCCGGCGGGTGGATCGGTGGGGCTCGTCGGCGTCAATGGCGCGGGGAAGAGCACCCTGGTGAAGCTGCTGTGCCGCTTCTACGACGTGGAGCGAGGGCAGATCCTCTGGGACGGCGTGGACGTACGGGAGCTGGATGCGCCGGCGCTCTGGGCGCGGATGACGGCGACCTTCCAGGACTTCATGACCTACGACTTCAGCGCGGCGGAGAACATCGGCCTGGGAGACGTGGCCCGGATGAAGGACGGCGCGCGGATCCGAGACGTGGCGCGGCTGGCGGAGATGGACGCCACGCTCGCTTCGCTGCCCGCGGGCTACGACACGCTGCTGAGCCGCGTCTTCGCGGGAGAGGACGACGACGCGCCAGCGGGCGTGTCGCTCTCCGGAGGCCAGTGGCAGCGGGTGGCGCTGGCCCGCTCATTGATGCGCGAGGACGTGGACCTGCTGGTGTTGGACGAGCCCAGCTCCGGGTTGGACGCGGCCGCGGAGTTCCACATCCACCAGACGCTCGAGCGCCACGGCGCGGGCCGAGCGCGGCTGCTCATCTCCCACCGGATGAGCGCGCTACGGAGCGCGGACAGGCTCTATGTCCTCTCCGACGGCCGCGTCATCGAGCAGGGCACGCATGACGAGCTGATGGCCGCGGGTGGCGAGTACGCACGCCTGTTCACCCTTCAGGCCAGCGGCTATCAGGACGAGCGCGTTGCCTCCCGGTCCACATCGCGGGAGGTCGCGTGA
- a CDS encoding S26 family signal peptidase, with amino-acid sequence MLSAMGVGAGLLVAGAALTAWARRRWLVITVRGNSMSPTLRDGQQLLARRRAGDGGYARSDVIVFMQPAERLAVMNAEDPPYLIKRVAAVAGDPVPDWAWPKIGADSQTRVPPGKVVVSGDNAENTQDSRQLGYIDAEAIIGVVRVPGS; translated from the coding sequence ATGCTCTCGGCGATGGGCGTGGGTGCGGGGCTCCTGGTGGCGGGCGCCGCGCTCACGGCCTGGGCCCGGCGCCGCTGGCTCGTGATCACGGTGCGGGGCAACAGCATGTCGCCCACGCTGCGCGACGGGCAGCAACTCCTCGCGAGGCGCCGGGCGGGAGACGGCGGCTACGCGCGCTCGGACGTCATCGTCTTCATGCAGCCCGCGGAGCGGCTCGCGGTGATGAACGCGGAGGACCCGCCCTATCTCATCAAGCGGGTGGCCGCCGTCGCGGGAGATCCGGTACCGGACTGGGCTTGGCCGAAGATTGGCGCTGACAGCCAGACGCGCGTCCCGCCCGGCAAGGTGGTGGTGTCGGGAGACAACGCCGAGAACACCCAGGACTCGCGGCAGCTCGGCTACATCGACGCCGAGGCCATCATTGGCGTCGTGCGGGTCCCGGGCTCCTGA
- a CDS encoding non-ribosomal peptide synthetase — MLPPVHQLVERRATELSSQIAVASRARSLTHAALNAHANRVAHALIARGAGPDLLVGVCLPRSVELVASVLGVLKAGAAWLPLDPSSPPERLRYMAVSAGARFVIGTGPSVERLAADGVQVLAPEALALQSFPDVNPGVAVQPDHLAYVIHTSGSTGLPKGVMISHRALSAFTEYHLDTFGLSPADRIGVVASVGFDAFVMTLLPSLAAGARLELPPDEETRLSPQRLQDWLLARDITCVFLPTPLAERVLPLSWPESCALRLILTGGDRLHLHPRPGLPFQFVNGYGPAECTIYSTSGVVPPGDASTGERLPSIGRPIGGVEVHVLDPALRRVADGETGELFIGGPGLARGYVGTPDLTADRFIPDPFSRFGGERLYRTGDLGRRLPDGTLEFHGRSDRQVKVRGIRIEPAEITAALLTHPHVGAAHVLARGTEDRDVFFVAWFAPKDARAVPGTEQLREHLRAWLPEAMLPRTFVVVDALPLGPTGKVDVRALPMPDTTRSSAYVAPRTELERGLVQVWQEELRLEQVGIEDDFFELGGHSLLATRITARVAEVLGLPLSLTELFAHRRISQLAAVLRTAPAKDVLPPVVRVADPERATLSVQQEQVWFLQKLSPGSISYQAQTTLRVLGGLDLAVLERALTEITRRHELLRTTYEEVDGRPWQRVLPVTPVRVPLIDLSELPPVEREQRREEALRQELRRPLSLFEPPLVRWTVVRLAQDDHELVLVEHHVVHDGVSFSVLMRELDALYNAYLRGESSPLPELPVQYRDFAAWQREALDGPAMKTQLDFWRKRLAGAPEVLPLRTDHPRPRVQTFNGDLLRLELPPALPGALRAFCQQEGVTLFNALFAAFATLLHRYTGEQDLCIGSAFAARAGVRNIENVIGMFVNAVVLRCDVSGAPTFRELVRQVRDLTVAAAEHQTYPFLKLIEALGVKRDPSRNPLVQAMFSFHDSAVRSPRLGDASCTIFERGNGSSKVDLDVVAIPHAGRHLGDRERGDARISLIWEYNRDLFDRSTMERMAAHFLRLIEAAVASPGVPVSRLPMLSDAERQVLLANGSTKPLSADPSVHQQVLAQALRTPDAIAVRDEAGTLTYAELVRRATLLAEHLHAHGAGAESVVGVCAPRGVELVTAELGVMLSGAAFLPLDPEHPAERIALILADAGVRHVVTTGPLAERLPATVERVRIESFHGPGTPQGGLPTEDRPGQRAYVMYTSGSTGAPKGVVVEHGALAHLVGWHRRAFNLTADSRTTLLYSPAFDPSVAELWPALTAGATLHVPGQDVRLSPERLQAWLLSEHITFTDLPTALAERLLALPWPASCELRTVLAGGDRLHARPVPGLPWRMFNQYGPTEATVTATSGEVLPSGSFETLPDIGRPIDGTTAHVLDAELQPVPLGVAGELYIGGAGVARGYLNRPDLTAASFVPDPYATHPGARMYRTGDRVLCRADGTLEFLGRMDAQLKIRGFRVEPAEVAVRLRTHPGLAEAHVRAWSPPGGAPQLVGYLVPLAGQAVPTPARLREHLSHELPAYMIPSAYVELKALPLTHGGKVDERALPEPTPGTQAPRVPLANEAEQRIAGIWCETLRLEHVGAEDNFFDLGGHSLLLAQVQYLLKHRMGHDVPMVTLFEFPTVRALAGHLQGRDDGGEAEAAQAQRQEQRRSGRARLLGRQGRLSSDRSREEVE, encoded by the coding sequence TTGCTGCCCCCCGTCCATCAGCTCGTCGAGCGACGAGCGACCGAACTTTCCTCCCAGATCGCCGTTGCCTCCAGGGCCCGCTCCCTCACCCACGCCGCGCTGAATGCGCACGCGAACCGGGTGGCCCATGCGCTGATCGCCCGGGGCGCCGGACCGGACCTCCTCGTGGGCGTCTGCCTTCCGCGAAGCGTGGAGCTGGTCGCGTCCGTCCTGGGCGTCCTCAAGGCCGGAGCCGCCTGGCTCCCCCTGGACCCATCCTCCCCTCCTGAACGCCTGCGATACATGGCCGTCTCCGCGGGGGCCCGTTTCGTCATCGGCACGGGCCCGTCCGTCGAGCGGCTCGCGGCGGACGGCGTCCAGGTCCTGGCTCCGGAGGCACTGGCGCTCCAGTCGTTCCCGGACGTGAACCCGGGCGTCGCAGTCCAACCGGATCACCTCGCGTATGTGATCCACACCTCGGGGTCCACCGGGCTGCCCAAGGGCGTGATGATCAGCCACCGGGCGCTGTCCGCCTTCACGGAGTACCACCTCGACACGTTCGGCCTGTCGCCCGCGGATCGCATCGGCGTGGTGGCTTCGGTCGGCTTCGACGCCTTCGTCATGACGCTCCTGCCGTCGCTGGCGGCGGGGGCTCGGCTGGAGCTGCCGCCCGACGAGGAGACCCGCCTGTCGCCCCAGCGGCTCCAGGACTGGCTCCTGGCGCGGGACATCACCTGCGTCTTCCTTCCCACGCCGCTGGCCGAACGCGTCCTCCCGCTGTCCTGGCCCGAGTCCTGTGCCCTGCGCCTGATCCTCACCGGCGGCGACCGGCTGCACCTGCACCCCAGGCCCGGGCTGCCGTTCCAGTTCGTGAACGGCTACGGCCCCGCCGAGTGCACCATCTACAGCACGTCCGGTGTCGTCCCTCCTGGCGACGCATCGACCGGGGAGCGGCTGCCGTCCATTGGCCGTCCCATTGGCGGTGTGGAGGTGCATGTCCTCGATCCGGCGCTGCGGCGCGTAGCGGATGGCGAGACCGGGGAGCTGTTCATCGGCGGCCCCGGACTGGCTCGCGGTTACGTGGGCACGCCGGACCTGACCGCGGACCGCTTCATTCCGGATCCTTTCTCCCGCTTCGGCGGCGAACGGCTGTACCGCACGGGCGACCTGGGCCGCCGGTTACCGGATGGAACGCTGGAGTTCCATGGCCGCTCCGACCGGCAGGTGAAGGTCCGAGGCATCCGCATCGAGCCCGCGGAGATCACCGCCGCGCTGCTGACCCATCCGCACGTCGGCGCCGCGCACGTCCTGGCTCGTGGCACCGAGGATCGGGACGTCTTCTTCGTGGCGTGGTTCGCGCCGAAGGACGCTCGGGCCGTTCCAGGGACGGAGCAGCTCCGCGAGCACCTCCGCGCTTGGCTCCCCGAGGCCATGCTCCCCCGGACCTTCGTCGTCGTGGACGCCCTCCCCCTGGGTCCCACCGGCAAGGTCGACGTCCGGGCGCTGCCGATGCCCGATACAACCCGGAGCAGCGCCTACGTCGCGCCTCGCACGGAGCTGGAGCGTGGGCTCGTCCAGGTGTGGCAGGAGGAGCTGCGCCTGGAGCAGGTCGGCATCGAGGACGACTTCTTCGAGCTGGGTGGCCACTCGCTGCTGGCCACACGGATCACCGCACGGGTCGCCGAGGTGCTGGGGCTCCCGCTGTCGCTGACGGAGCTCTTCGCGCACCGCCGGATCTCCCAACTGGCGGCCGTGCTTCGAACTGCTCCCGCGAAGGACGTGTTGCCGCCCGTGGTCCGCGTCGCCGACCCCGAACGGGCCACCCTGTCCGTGCAGCAGGAGCAGGTCTGGTTCCTCCAGAAGCTGTCCCCCGGCAGCATCTCCTACCAGGCGCAGACGACCCTCCGCGTACTGGGCGGCCTGGACCTGGCGGTGCTCGAACGCGCGCTGACGGAGATCACCCGGCGCCATGAGCTGCTGCGGACGACCTACGAAGAAGTAGACGGCCGGCCGTGGCAGCGCGTCCTCCCCGTGACGCCGGTGCGGGTCCCGTTGATCGACCTGTCCGAGCTGCCCCCGGTCGAGCGTGAACAGCGGCGTGAAGAGGCGCTCCGCCAGGAGCTGCGGCGGCCCCTGTCGCTCTTCGAACCGCCGCTCGTGCGCTGGACCGTGGTGCGCCTGGCTCAGGACGATCACGAACTGGTCCTCGTGGAGCATCACGTCGTACACGACGGCGTGTCGTTCTCCGTGCTGATGCGGGAGTTGGACGCGCTCTACAACGCGTATCTGCGTGGAGAGTCCTCGCCGCTCCCGGAGCTCCCCGTGCAGTACCGCGACTTCGCGGCGTGGCAGCGCGAGGCGCTCGACGGCCCGGCCATGAAGACCCAGCTCGACTTCTGGCGGAAGCGGCTGGCCGGTGCTCCGGAGGTGCTGCCGCTGCGCACCGACCATCCGCGTCCCCGCGTGCAGACGTTCAATGGTGACCTGCTTCGCTTGGAGCTGCCGCCCGCCCTGCCCGGCGCCCTGCGCGCGTTCTGCCAGCAGGAGGGCGTGACGCTCTTCAACGCCCTCTTCGCCGCCTTCGCCACGCTGCTGCACCGCTACACCGGCGAGCAGGACCTGTGCATCGGTTCGGCGTTCGCGGCCCGGGCCGGCGTCCGGAACATCGAGAATGTCATCGGGATGTTCGTCAACGCCGTGGTCCTCCGGTGTGACGTCTCCGGCGCGCCGACGTTCCGCGAGCTGGTCCGTCAGGTGCGGGACCTCACCGTGGCGGCGGCCGAGCATCAGACGTATCCGTTCCTCAAGCTGATCGAAGCCCTGGGCGTGAAGCGTGACCCCAGCCGCAACCCGCTCGTGCAGGCCATGTTCAGCTTCCATGACTCCGCGGTGCGGAGCCCCCGGCTGGGGGATGCCTCGTGCACCATCTTCGAGCGGGGCAACGGGTCGTCGAAGGTGGACCTGGACGTCGTCGCCATTCCGCACGCGGGCCGGCACCTGGGCGACCGCGAGCGCGGTGACGCGCGCATCTCGCTCATCTGGGAGTACAACCGGGACCTGTTCGACCGCTCGACCATGGAGCGGATGGCCGCGCACTTCCTCCGGTTGATCGAGGCCGCGGTGGCCAGTCCCGGAGTGCCGGTGTCGCGACTGCCGATGCTTTCGGACGCGGAGCGACAGGTCCTCCTGGCGAATGGCTCCACGAAGCCCCTCAGCGCGGATCCGTCCGTGCATCAGCAGGTCCTGGCGCAGGCCCTGCGGACCCCTGACGCCATTGCCGTGCGCGACGAGGCAGGCACCCTCACCTACGCGGAGCTCGTCCGGCGCGCGACGCTGCTCGCCGAGCATCTTCACGCGCACGGTGCAGGCGCGGAGTCGGTTGTCGGCGTCTGCGCGCCTCGTGGCGTGGAGCTCGTGACGGCCGAGCTGGGCGTGATGCTGTCCGGAGCCGCCTTCCTGCCCCTGGATCCGGAACATCCGGCTGAACGCATCGCGCTCATCCTGGCGGACGCAGGCGTGCGTCATGTTGTTACCACCGGGCCGCTCGCGGAACGGCTCCCTGCCACGGTGGAGCGCGTGCGCATCGAGTCCTTCCATGGCCCTGGTACGCCGCAGGGTGGTCTGCCCACGGAGGATCGGCCCGGACAGCGGGCCTACGTCATGTACACGTCTGGCTCCACGGGCGCCCCCAAGGGCGTGGTGGTGGAGCACGGCGCACTGGCCCACCTCGTCGGGTGGCACCGGCGCGCGTTCAACCTGACGGCGGACAGCCGCACCACGCTGCTCTACTCGCCCGCGTTCGATCCGTCCGTCGCGGAGCTCTGGCCTGCCCTCACCGCGGGTGCCACGTTGCATGTCCCCGGACAGGACGTGCGCCTGTCCCCGGAGCGGCTCCAGGCCTGGCTCCTCTCCGAGCACATCACCTTCACGGACCTGCCCACCGCGCTCGCGGAACGTCTGCTCGCGCTGCCATGGCCGGCGTCGTGTGAGTTGCGCACGGTGCTCGCGGGTGGAGACCGGCTCCACGCGCGTCCCGTGCCCGGACTCCCGTGGCGGATGTTCAATCAGTACGGCCCCACCGAGGCCACCGTGACGGCCACCTCCGGCGAGGTGCTGCCCTCGGGGTCCTTCGAAACTCTGCCTGACATCGGCCGGCCCATCGACGGGACCACGGCCCATGTCCTGGACGCGGAGCTGCAACCTGTCCCCCTGGGCGTCGCGGGAGAGCTGTACATCGGCGGTGCCGGTGTGGCGCGCGGCTATCTGAACCGCCCGGACCTCACCGCCGCGAGCTTCGTCCCCGACCCGTACGCGACACATCCAGGCGCGCGCATGTACCGCACGGGCGACCGGGTCCTGTGCCGTGCGGACGGGACGCTCGAGTTCCTGGGCCGCATGGATGCGCAGCTCAAGATCCGGGGCTTCCGCGTGGAGCCCGCGGAGGTCGCTGTCCGCCTGCGCACGCATCCAGGACTCGCGGAGGCGCACGTCCGGGCGTGGAGCCCTCCCGGTGGCGCGCCCCAACTGGTCGGATATCTGGTGCCCCTGGCGGGACAGGCCGTGCCCACACCTGCGCGGCTGCGCGAGCACCTGTCGCACGAGCTGCCGGCGTACATGATCCCCTCCGCGTACGTGGAGCTGAAGGCGCTGCCGCTCACCCATGGTGGCAAGGTGGATGAACGGGCGCTGCCCGAACCCACGCCCGGAACCCAGGCGCCCCGGGTCCCGCTCGCGAACGAGGCTGAACAGCGGATCGCCGGCATCTGGTGCGAGACGCTGCGCCTGGAGCACGTGGGCGCGGAGGACAACTTCTTCGACCTCGGTGGCCATTCGCTGCTGCTGGCGCAGGTGCAGTACCTGCTGAAGCACCGCATGGGCCATGACGTGCCCATGGTGACGCTGTTCGAGTTCCCCACCGTCCGCGCGCTCGCGGGGCATCTCCAGGGCCGGGACGATGGTGGAGAGGCCGAGGCCGCGCAGGCGCAGCGCCAGGAGCAACGGCGCAGTGGCCGTGCGCGCCTGCTGGGGCGTCAGGGCCGGCTGTCGTCGGACCGCTCGCGGGAGGAAGTGGAATGA
- a CDS encoding type I polyketide synthase translates to MSAPLDVMEEEDRSAHLAVVGLSCRLPGAANAAEFWSNLAGGVESITFFGPDGQPCAEPPTERAVGEAVPAFGLVTDADRFDAQAFGMSPQEALMLDPQHRVFLECAREALEDAGYDPARYRGAIGIYAGGSETDYLSALRARRDLLAGASDWQLRLATGVDFLTSRVAYKLGLRGPAVTVQTACSTSLVAIHLAAQALLAGDCDIALAGGASVHVPPRFGHYSEGGPLSPDGRCRAFDARAQGTVGSNGAGIVVLKRLADALEDGDTLRAVLRGTAVNNDAAGKIGFTAPSVEGQSRVIETALHAAGVDPASISYLEAHGTGTRLGDPIEVAALTKAFGAREPRSCWLGSVKTNIGHTDAAAGVAGFIKTVLALEHRKLPPSLNFERPNPEIDFEHGPFRVNTELRDWNTSGHPRRAGVSSLGIGGTNAHAVLEEAPTLPASERSRTPQLMVLSAHRPASLARAVERLGGHLRAHPEVELGDVAWTLQMGRGAHKHRAFAVGQDTVEVLRALSEQDGSAHHEAGERQVVFMFPGHGGQHVGMGRELYGSQPAFREAVDACRAHLTPLLGFDLGTVLHPDPTDAAALEQASVRMGEFVTGQLSVFIIEYAVARLWKRWGVQPSAVVGHSLGAYAAATVAGVFRLEDALRLVLERSRILASLPSGAMLAVPLPESELAPLLHGGLALAAVNGPAQCAVSGPATEIEALQARLMERGVESKLLRIPGAGHSPLVEPSLAAFTAFVQRVERRPPQLPWISDRTGVAVTAEEAVDPAYWAAHLRHTVRFGDALDTLFAGPPAVFLEIGPGRTLATLARQHPGSGPHLTVATLPHPSDNTSDAVSALTAAGRLWSAGVAISWQGLHGGAPRRRVPLPTYPFDRQRYLVDAPASPPPEPETTAVPELPEDEVVRRVATAFAEVLGLPRVGLHDNFFALGGDSLMAAQVIARLRPHVATPLKVKALFRAPTVARLTRFIAESAPA, encoded by the coding sequence ATGAGCGCGCCGCTCGACGTGATGGAGGAAGAGGACCGCTCGGCGCACCTCGCGGTGGTGGGCCTGTCGTGCCGGCTTCCCGGTGCGGCCAACGCCGCGGAGTTCTGGTCCAACTTGGCCGGCGGCGTCGAGTCCATCACCTTCTTCGGTCCGGACGGACAGCCCTGCGCCGAGCCTCCCACCGAGCGCGCCGTGGGCGAAGCCGTGCCCGCGTTCGGTCTCGTCACGGATGCGGACCGGTTCGACGCGCAGGCCTTCGGCATGTCGCCGCAGGAAGCGCTGATGCTGGACCCGCAGCACCGGGTGTTCCTTGAGTGCGCGCGGGAGGCGCTGGAGGATGCCGGGTATGATCCGGCCCGGTACCGGGGCGCCATTGGCATCTACGCGGGTGGCAGTGAGACGGACTACCTGTCCGCGCTGCGGGCCCGGAGGGACCTGCTGGCGGGTGCGAGTGACTGGCAGCTCCGGCTGGCCACGGGCGTGGACTTCCTCACCAGCCGCGTGGCCTACAAGCTGGGGCTTCGCGGGCCGGCCGTCACGGTGCAGACCGCGTGCTCCACGTCCCTGGTCGCGATCCACCTGGCCGCGCAGGCGCTGCTCGCGGGGGACTGTGACATCGCGCTCGCGGGCGGCGCGTCGGTACATGTGCCGCCCCGGTTCGGTCACTACAGCGAAGGTGGGCCGCTGTCCCCGGACGGGCGCTGCCGTGCATTCGATGCTCGGGCACAGGGCACGGTGGGCAGCAACGGCGCGGGGATCGTCGTGCTCAAGCGGCTCGCGGATGCGCTGGAGGATGGGGACACCCTCCGCGCCGTCCTCCGAGGCACCGCCGTCAACAACGACGCCGCCGGGAAGATCGGCTTCACCGCGCCGAGTGTAGAGGGCCAGTCCCGCGTCATCGAGACCGCCCTGCATGCCGCGGGCGTGGACCCCGCGAGCATCAGCTACCTGGAGGCGCACGGCACCGGCACGCGGCTGGGAGATCCCATCGAGGTCGCCGCGCTGACGAAGGCCTTCGGTGCCCGCGAGCCCCGGTCCTGTTGGTTGGGTTCGGTGAAGACGAACATCGGCCACACGGACGCGGCGGCGGGTGTGGCGGGCTTCATCAAGACGGTGCTCGCGCTGGAGCACCGGAAGCTGCCACCGAGTCTGAACTTCGAACGGCCCAACCCGGAGATCGACTTCGAGCACGGCCCCTTCCGCGTGAACACGGAGCTGCGGGACTGGAACACCAGCGGTCATCCGAGGCGGGCCGGCGTCAGTTCGCTGGGCATTGGCGGCACCAACGCGCACGCCGTGCTGGAGGAGGCCCCCACCCTGCCCGCCTCCGAGCGTTCGCGCACGCCGCAGTTGATGGTGCTGTCGGCCCACAGGCCCGCTTCACTGGCCCGTGCCGTGGAGCGGCTCGGAGGACACCTGCGCGCGCATCCGGAAGTGGAGCTGGGTGACGTCGCCTGGACGCTCCAGATGGGACGCGGCGCTCACAAGCACCGGGCGTTCGCGGTGGGCCAGGACACCGTGGAGGTCCTTCGCGCCCTGTCGGAGCAGGACGGCTCCGCGCACCACGAGGCCGGCGAGCGCCAGGTGGTGTTCATGTTCCCCGGCCACGGTGGGCAGCACGTGGGCATGGGCCGGGAGCTGTACGGTTCGCAGCCGGCGTTCCGCGAGGCCGTGGACGCGTGCCGTGCGCACCTGACGCCGCTCCTCGGGTTCGACCTGGGGACGGTGCTCCATCCGGATCCCACGGATGCCGCCGCGCTGGAGCAGGCCTCTGTCCGGATGGGCGAGTTCGTCACCGGCCAGCTCTCCGTGTTCATCATCGAGTACGCGGTGGCGCGGCTGTGGAAGCGCTGGGGCGTTCAGCCCTCGGCGGTCGTGGGTCACAGCCTGGGGGCCTATGCCGCGGCCACGGTGGCCGGGGTGTTCCGGCTGGAGGACGCGCTGCGGCTGGTCCTGGAGCGCTCGCGCATCCTCGCGAGCCTGCCCTCCGGCGCCATGCTGGCCGTGCCACTGCCCGAGTCGGAGCTGGCGCCCCTGCTTCACGGAGGACTCGCGTTGGCGGCCGTGAACGGTCCCGCGCAGTGCGCGGTGTCTGGCCCCGCGACGGAGATCGAAGCGCTCCAGGCGCGACTGATGGAGCGCGGTGTGGAGTCGAAGCTGCTGCGCATCCCGGGCGCGGGACATTCGCCGCTCGTCGAGCCGTCCCTGGCCGCGTTCACCGCCTTCGTTCAGCGCGTCGAACGGCGTCCGCCCCAGCTCCCGTGGATCTCCGACCGGACGGGTGTGGCGGTCACCGCGGAGGAGGCCGTGGACCCGGCCTACTGGGCCGCGCACCTCCGCCACACCGTGCGCTTTGGCGACGCGCTCGACACGTTGTTCGCGGGTCCGCCCGCCGTGTTCCTGGAGATCGGACCCGGAAGAACCCTGGCGACGCTGGCGCGCCAGCACCCGGGCTCGGGGCCGCACCTCACGGTGGCCACCCTGCCCCATCCCTCGGACAACACGTCCGATGCGGTCAGCGCGCTCACCGCCGCGGGGCGCCTGTGGAGCGCGGGCGTCGCGATCTCCTGGCAGGGACTTCATGGGGGCGCTCCTCGTCGCCGGGTGCCTCTGCCCACGTATCCATTCGACCGTCAGCGCTACCTCGTCGACGCGCCTGCTTCACCGCCGCCCGAACCTGAGACCACGGCGGTGCCGGAGCTGCCCGAGGACGAAGTCGTGCGCAGGGTCGCCACCGCGTTCGCGGAGGTGCTGGGGCTGCCCCGCGTCGGGCTTCACGACAACTTCTTCGCGCTGGGCGGCGACTCGTTGATGGCGGCGCAGGTCATCGCGCGGTTGCGCCCGCATGTCGCCACGCCCCTCAAGGTGAAGGCCCTCTTCCGCGCGCCCACCGTGGCCCGCCTGACCCGGTTCATCGCGGAGTCGGCCCCGGCATGA
- a CDS encoding thioesterase II family protein codes for MTATSPWLACRIRRPEASVRLFCFPHSGGSVGEYVRWADLLPDIEVWGVQLPGRGARAEEAPFTQLDALVDALVQAVDFGSSFAFFGHSLGAVVAFETTRRLRDLGRVPPTALFLSAAPAPQLPPRGIPSSHLDEDGLLTALEPTYGELIHELREDEELRELILPGLRADLRLVESHRHQERALLACVMTVTGGIQDDLTRAELEPWSLHTSGPFALQLLPGGHFYLRDPEPKSTLLRLIAETLSRRTPTP; via the coding sequence ATGACGGCGACTTCTCCCTGGCTCGCGTGCCGCATCCGGCGCCCGGAAGCCTCCGTGCGCCTCTTCTGCTTCCCGCACAGCGGCGGCTCCGTGGGTGAGTACGTCCGATGGGCGGACCTGCTCCCGGACATCGAGGTCTGGGGCGTGCAGCTTCCGGGGCGAGGGGCTCGGGCGGAAGAAGCCCCGTTCACCCAACTGGACGCACTGGTGGATGCGCTGGTGCAAGCGGTGGACTTCGGATCCTCCTTCGCGTTCTTCGGTCACAGCCTGGGCGCGGTCGTGGCCTTCGAAACGACCCGCCGCCTGCGCGACCTGGGCCGGGTGCCGCCCACCGCGCTGTTCCTCTCCGCGGCTCCGGCCCCACAGCTCCCGCCACGAGGCATCCCCTCGAGCCACCTGGACGAGGACGGACTCCTCACCGCCCTGGAGCCCACCTACGGCGAGCTGATCCACGAACTGCGCGAGGACGAAGAGCTGCGCGAGCTCATTCTCCCCGGCCTGCGAGCGGACCTACGGCTCGTGGAGTCCCACCGGCACCAGGAGCGAGCCCTCCTCGCCTGCGTGATGACCGTCACGGGCGGCATCCAGGACGACCTGACCCGCGCCGAGTTGGAGCCGTGGAGCCTCCACACCTCCGGGCCCTTCGCGCTCCAGTTGCTGCCCGGTGGGCACTTCTACCTTCGCGACCCAGAACCGAAGTCCACCCTCCTGCGCCTCATCGCGGAGACCCTCTCCAGAAGGACGCCAACCCCATGA